In Lolium rigidum isolate FL_2022 chromosome 3, APGP_CSIRO_Lrig_0.1, whole genome shotgun sequence, the genomic window AAAAATAGTTTGTGACTAATTTAAAAAACTATATTCAAAAACTATACTGGTCATGATTTGGACGCTCTAAGTCCAGCACTATGATTCCATCTTCACCGTTAAATCCATCGATTGGAGGGCGGCCTATAATCCATATGCCGGGTACGGTAAAAGAGCTCTTAGATTAAGACCAATATTTTTACCATGTCTTGTAATGGCTGGAACACAACAGTGGTGGAGCCAGCAGGTGTTAGGGTGGGGCATGTTTAAAAAATCTAACTCATAATGTACATGAGATTACCATGTTTGCTCCACCCAAGGAAAATTTTCTAGATCCGCCACTGGAACACAAGGATCAGTTTAAAGATCACTAGGACAATGGCCGCGCGATGCTGCGAAAGAGCAAATATGTTTTAActttaaaatataaaataaatatattattGTAGCAAACTTAACTATTATAATTGtgcaaaaataagaaaaaaattaaGATGACCGCATAAAAAAAATGTATAAACACACCTCAAGATACAAGGCAGACCCGTGAGATGTAAGAAAATGGCGGGCATTGGCCTAGTAAAAAATAGTACTTCTATTTTCGGGAAGGAATTAAGCTTCTTTTAGCAATAACAATTTTCTTGGCTAGTCAGCTCATTGACAGGTGGGGGCTATCTCTTGACGGGTCGCACGGTCAGGTTTGCCGCCGGCCGTCTGGACGTTCGACCGGCGTCGATCGATCCTCGCATGCGCAGGCACCTGTCTTGGTGCACCAGCGAGGAATCCGTGCACGGGCAGCCATGTTGCGGTGCGGCGGCGACcgcgtcgtcatcgtcggcggcGGCATCGCTGGCGCCCTCCTCGCCAAGACGCTCCAGGCTCACGCCGACGTCGTCCTCATTGACCcgtacgcacgcacgcacgccaaTAATCGTAAACATTGGTCACTGGTTCGATTGTTCTTGATTTGGTGATCATGAGacgccatggatggatggatggatggatgcagGAAGGAGTACTTCGAGATCCCGTGGGCGAACATGCGTGCCAAGGTGGACCCGGCGGCGGTGGAGCGCACCGTGATCCCGCACTCAGACTACCTCACCCACGCCAAGGTCGTGACGGCCTCGGCGGTCGGCGTCGACGACTCCGTCGTGCTCACCTCCGTCGACCGCACCGTCGGCTACGACTTCCTCGTCATCGCCACGGGCCGCAACTGCACGCGCCCCCAGAGGCGCTCCGACCGGCTCGAGATGTTCCAGCGCGACAAGGAACGGATCGCCGCCGCGGGATCCGTTCTCATCATCGGCGGCGGGCCAATCGGCGTCGAGCTCGCGGCGGAGATCGCCATGGACAGCCCCGACAAGCACGTCACTCTCGTGCACGGCGGGCCGCGGCTGCTCAAGGTCATGGGCACCCGCGCGTCGGCCAAGGCGCTCGAGTGGCTCCGCTCCAAGAACGTCACCGTGCTGCTGGACCAGACCGTCGACGTCGAAGACCTTGCAGGCTCCGGCTCTGGGGAAGACGGCAACGGCCGGGTCTTCACGACGTCCGCCGGCGAGACAGTGACCGCCGACTGCCACTTCGTGTGCACAGGCCGGCCCGTGGCCTCCGGGTGGCTGCGGGGCTCGTTCCTCGCTGACCACGTAGACGCCGACGGACGGCTGGCGGTGGACGAGCATCTGCGCGTGGGCAGGCTCAAGAACGTGTTCGCCATCGGCGACATCACTGACGTGCCGGAGGCGAAGCAGGGGTACCTGGCGCAGCGGCAAGCCATGGTGGTGTCCCGGAACCTGCGGCTGCTGCTCAAGGGCGCCGGCCTGGAGCACAAGCTGCACCGGTACAAGGCCTCCAAGGCCGCCATCACCGTCACGCTCGGCCGCCGCGACGCGTTGTCGGAGCTGCCTTTCATGACGCTCATCGGCCACATCCCCGGCGCCGTCAAGCCGCGGGACCTCTACGTGTCGCGGACGCGAAGGATGATGGGGCTCAGTTGGAACGGCTGAATCCTGGTCGAGCGATCCGTGGTCAAAATTATGCGCTGCGCCGAAACGACCCGACGGCCATGGTGTTAGTCAGGCGATATAGATCGAAACTTACCTGATCTCTTGCTACGTCTTAGAAATCTTTGATCGTGTCGACTGATGCATATAATGGCATACCTGTAACAGAATGAAGCAAACTAACATACAAAGTACATTGTACTGGTTTTTTGCAGTTTGAGAATCGTCTCAAATTGAAAAAAATAATGCTGCTCCATCcaatccatattacttgtcgctGAAACAAAAGAACGGATACACTAAAATGTGTCGAGATGAGCAACACATATTATGGATCGAAATGGGTAGTTGAATTTAGCGCATACCACCACGCACATTGagcaatatgtgaccttttggacTAAACTTCAAGCTATCAACCTAGTTGAGGATGTTGAGGATGACATTGTTTGGAATCTAATAGCGAATGGTCAATACTCGGTGGCTTCCGCTTACAAGGACCAATTCTTTGGGTCAATCTCCACCGACATGAATCACCAAAGATCAAGTCCTTTGCATGGCTTGCTTTACAAAATAGACTTTGAACTGCAAATATATTAGAAAAAAGAGCATGGCCAAACTGGGGTGCTTGTCCCGTATGCAATCAAACTATGGAGTCAGCTACACACTTGTTCGCGCAATGCCGGTTCACTATGAGATTGTGGAGTCTCATCAAGGTGTGGCTTCGAGTTTTTTTTGTCGAGCTCAAGGATTGGCCAATCATTTTTCTCGGCGATTGGTGGCGTCGGATGATCGCCGCCCTTCTTCACCCTGCTTGTTACTTGAGAAATTTGGAATGAAAGAAATGTGAGAGTCTTCTAAAACAAGCAAGTTCCCATGATGGTCATCcttgagaaaaaaaaagaatgaaGCGAAATTGTGGGTCTCCGCGGAGGCAAAATGTTTGAGCGAAGTGATGCCGGGAGAGTAATCCGTTTGTATCCACTCTTCGGAGTGTTTTTGTTGTAACTTGtaaacttcttcttaattaatcgaGTGCGGCAAAGCTTttacctccgtttcaaaataagaaaagaaaattttagcgcatactccctccttcccaaaatatgttgcatataagttttagtcaaagttaaactttgtaaagtttgatcaaCTATATaacagaagatattattatctagtATATGATATGGAATGTACATAACATGTATATACAATTAACCGCATTTCCAATAATATTGatttcatgttataaaaatgATATATTTTGTTATATGATTGGTTAAACTTTACAAGGTTTGAATTTTGCGGAAAATTATGCCTAGCATAaattgagatggagggagtaacatGGTTTGTGCTTCCAGCATTACCTTTCTCTTGTATGGTGTAAACTAATCCCTCCATTTTAAATGATGCCTGAATTCGTCTATAAGGCATGCCCAGCCAACCCTTGAGACTAGATACGTGTAGATAAATTTTAACTACTTCCTCCGTCTATAAATAAATATCTGGATTTTATCTAAATCTGAATGTATTTAGATACTAAatagtgtttagatacatctaaatttagagaaATCTCAGACGTCTATTTATGAACAGAGGTAGTTGTACTAAAAACCTTACATGTATTTAGATACTAAGTATATGAATAGGTACATAGAAATTTAGATAACATGCAACATACTTTTTAAAATGGAGGGGTATAAAAAATATTTTCTAATACTCCCTTCATCTATAAATACCTTCATTTATAAATGGATATCCGAGATTTTTCTAAATCTATACAAAGGTAGTAATATTAATtatgtactacctccattccaaagcttaaggtttatattattgttagaaaataaaactatgtcaagtttactaagtttttaccaaaattattaacatgtaaaatagaATTCAATATCATTTAATAGACAATGTATATTTTTAGTATGGTatttacaaaatatcatatttattgataggtttttataaaaaaatattaaaCTTTAATTAACTTGACTTTAAAAATATATAAGACTTAAATTTTGGGACGGACTCAACTGACTACCTGTACCGATACGGGACTCAATCTGAGAATCAAACGGTGTCGCTCAATCGGGAGTCGGCTGCTTGCGCAAAGTGCAAACGCTTCCCTCCTTCCCCGCCTGTAGGCTGTAGCCATGCGGCGGCACTACGCGGcgctcctccgccgcgccgcctcgttgccGTCCCTCCCGCTCGTGGCCTCCATCCACGCCGCCGCGCTTCGCCGGGGCGCTGTCCTCGTCCCCTCGCTCATGCACGCATATTCAGCCTGCGGCGACCCCATCTCCGCGCACAGCGTGTTCGACGAATTGCCCTGGCAGGAGCAGACGCTCTCGGCGCGCACCGCGCTGGCCAGCGCGATGTCGGCGCACGGACGGTGCCAGGATGTACTCTTACTGTTCCAAGGAAGGGAGGGGGAGATGGACGATAAGGCGGTGACGGTGGTCCTCTCCGCGTGCGCGAGGGCAGGAATGGTGGGCGAGGGGAGGGAGGTATTCGCGAGGGTGAGGAGGCCGGCGCTGCAGCACTACACGTGCATGGTAGAGATGCTGGCGCGGGCGGGGAAGGTCGAGGAGGCTGAGGGGCTGGTGGCGCGGATGGAGGCGCGCCCGGACAGGGTCATCTTTGCGGTGCTTCTCTCAGCGTGCCGGGCGCACGGCCGCGTTGATGTGGCTGAGAGAGTGGCCAGGTTGATGCGACATTATGGTATTGCATGAATTGTTCCAGTCTGACAGTTGACCATCTGACCATTGTGTTAGCCGAAGATCATCTAAATATCCTTGACTCCATCCACATACTGGTTTCCATGATATGAAGCTAATTTCAAATGGTTGATTGCTGGTGATGGTTGAATTACATTCAGTGTGTCAATGCAACACAAGCTGGCACAGAGCAGGTGCAATCTGAAAGTTTTTGAAGTCGATGCTGGTGCTTTGTCGTGGGTGGCAAACACCCACAGATAATTCTTGCATTGGACGAACCACATGAGCGACAGTTCACACTTTGAAGGCATCTATCAGATTGCTGTATAGTGATTATACAATGTGAGGACAATTGGTCATTTGCATTGGAATGCCTGTTGGTTTTCTCATTTCCCCTCTGTGTAAGCCCTTGCATTAACTCATACTGCTAGCTCTTAAATTATCTCGATGGAGCATGCAACAGCAACACGAGGAGATGCAGCCGAGCTAGTAGACAAACCTGTCAGTTGCCGAGGAGCAGTTTTCAATCGAATGTCTTTCAAGCTTGATGTGGAGGAATTCCATGAACTGTCAAACTAATGCAAGTCTGCTTACCTTGCAGCCCAAAGTCACAAATCCCATAATCTATGAAATGAGGCGCTGCCTCTTTTATGAGTGAATCCAAGAAATGGAGCTGTGATTTCCGAGAAACTGTGGTGAGGTTTTTAGGATTCAGTTTGAGATACCTCAGAGTTCCGGCGTTCTGTCATGGTGGAAATTTTAGTTGCTGCTATGGTTCAGTTCAATGTACCGAGTATTAAAGCGAATGCTCAAAATGGTTTTCTTCACTCTTGTGCCTGCAGCCATGGCAATCGCCACATTTATTCTGGACATATGTGCCTTGCTGCTTGAGTGTATTAGCTCTTGTGATGTAGTCTTGAGTTGATGTGAAACACCAGCCTAGCATGTGACTGAATCTCTTGAAATTCTCTAGATGGCTTACAAATGAATGCAAGAGAACAGAGAATACAGAGTTGGGTTTGGCTGGTAGAAGACAAACTGCAGCCTGATGGGAAACTAGCAGGGGAAAGGGATGAATTCAGTGGCATCAATCTCTAATCAGAGTAGCGACATATCAAGAAGATGGATAATGAACAATCAGTGGTTGGCAGCCAAGGCAGGGAGTGGAGGACGTTCCAGCTGCATCCTCGCAGGAAATTCTGATGGTGAACTGGCCTGTCATGGCATTTGCAACAAAGGATTTCATCATCGCCGCACATTTTTCTGCGGGTCACAGTTTCAGTTTTTATTAGCAGAAGGTACCAGATTCAGATCTCCCTGTCGCCTGGGTTGTCTGCCAAGGGCAGCACAGCCGTTGCTTTCGGTTTGCCGATTGGAGCTAGAGGCAAGACTGCAATGCTTCAAACGGAGAGCAGCCATGCAAAGCTTCAACTCTTGGTTTATCTGTTCTGGACTGATTGCACTGCAATACCGCATTATTAT contains:
- the LOC124696412 gene encoding ferroptosis suppressor protein 1-like; this encodes MLRCGGDRVVIVGGGIAGALLAKTLQAHADVVLIDPKEYFEIPWANMRAKVDPAAVERTVIPHSDYLTHAKVVTASAVGVDDSVVLTSVDRTVGYDFLVIATGRNCTRPQRRSDRLEMFQRDKERIAAAGSVLIIGGGPIGVELAAEIAMDSPDKHVTLVHGGPRLLKVMGTRASAKALEWLRSKNVTVLLDQTVDVEDLAGSGSGEDGNGRVFTTSAGETVTADCHFVCTGRPVASGWLRGSFLADHVDADGRLAVDEHLRVGRLKNVFAIGDITDVPEAKQGYLAQRQAMVVSRNLRLLLKGAGLEHKLHRYKASKAAITVTLGRRDALSELPFMTLIGHIPGAVKPRDLYVSRTRRMMGLSWNG
- the LOC124699375 gene encoding pentatricopeptide repeat-containing protein At2g03380, mitochondrial-like is translated as MRRHYAALLRRAASLPSLPLVASIHAAALRRGAVLVPSLMHAYSACGDPISAHSVFDELPWQEQTLSARTALASAMSAHGRCQDVLLLFQGREGEMDDKAVTVVLSACARAGMVGEGREVFARVRRPALQHYTCMVEMLARAGKVEEAEGLVARMEARPDRVIFAVLLSACRAHGRVDVAERVARLMRHYGIA